From Entelurus aequoreus isolate RoL-2023_Sb linkage group LG22, RoL_Eaeq_v1.1, whole genome shotgun sequence, one genomic window encodes:
- the cnrip1a gene encoding CB1 cannabinoid receptor-interacting protein 1a: MDDVPPIVNISISLRIQPNEGPVFFKVDGTRFGQTRTIKLLTGSKYKIQVVVKPGTVEATNMNIGGIVFPLEEESRDQDQVVYQGKYDTEGVPHTKSGDRQPVQVSVEFQKAGTFETVWQAKYYNYYKREHCQFGNKFSNIEYECKPNETRTLMWINKEAFN, encoded by the exons ATGGACGACGTGCCGCCCATCGTCAACATCTCCATCTCACTCAGGATCCAGCCCAACGAGGGGCCCGTCTTCTTTAAGGTGGACGGGACCCGCTTCGGCCAGACCAGAACCATCAAGCTGCTGACGGGGTCCAAGTACAAGATCCAGGTGGTCGTCAAGCCCGGAACCGTGGAGGCCAC CAACATGAACATAGGCGGCATCGTGTTCCCTCTGGAAGAAGAGTCCCGAGACCAGGACCAGGTGGTCTACCAGGGCAAGTACGACACGGAGGGCGTCCCCCACACCAAGAGTGGAGACCGGCAGCCCGTCCAAGTCAGCGTGGAG TTCCAGAAGGCGGGCACGTTTGAGACGGTGTGGCAGGCcaagtactacaactactacaagaGGGAGCACTGTCAGTTCGGCAACAAGTTCAGCAACATCGAGTACGAGTGCAAGCCCAACGAGACGCGGACGCTGATGTGGATCAACAAGGAGGCCTTCAACTGA